The nucleotide sequence atgacataagaaaagcattgttggacagcctctctgGCTGCCACATCAGCGTTTCTTATGTCACTCAGATTTCTcattttatagaaagtatagatagatgaTTTCATATCATTTTATATAgggaaattggattttaataatccaacctacagttGGTTGGCCACTTGTAGTCCCATTTATGAATATTACCACTAGCAGTCTCGCCTTTTAAGTATTTTTCTCCCACTAcattttcattttaagttttttaTTCGAATTATAAACTGACTTTTTAGGGCTTTGATCAGAACGAGGTGCAGTGCGAGAAAAATACTTAAAAAGTGAGATTACCAGTCGCAATATTCAAAGGTGGGACTGACAGTGAACAACCACCTCTAGGTAAGACTATAAAACTAAACCTTTAAATCTTATGATACTTCACAAATAAATTGTTCAAGTGTTATGCCAGTGTATGTGGTAGTGTGTTGTGTTATCCAATATATTGCGTAGTCACCCTTTTAGTATAAGGGGTGCCTGTACGATATCAAGATGACACAAACACTATTAATCACCTAATATGTTATATGTTatgttttaaaagtaaaaaaatatataacaataacatatttaagaaaacaataaaattatacCATGAAAACTGAAAACGAGAATTTATAATTCAAAATCCACCAAATCAACCAAATACGAAAAAACACACATAACCCGCTTTCATTGTTTTCCATGCTTCGATCCGTTGCAACAACAAGGGCTCGGTGTTTCCCAAAATCTCTGCTCATAACCCTAATTCCCAATCGACCCCACCCCCTCCCGTCGCATCACCACCGTCGCACCACCCACCCTCCGACCACCCACCGTCACACCGTCGGTTGTGGAGTTTGTAACGTTAAGTGCATGGTTTTTGGTGGAATCATGGCGGGACGTTCCATGCAAATAAATCAATTCTCTGAAACGACTTTACACTTCCGTCACCTCATCTCTTTTTTTGCTGAAATTGTGGTGGTACGTTACATCCTACAAGTATTTAGGGTTTGATCATGTTAAATTTGGATTCagttttatgtttttaatattttagggTTAGTTTGATTGGTAATgttgttgttgattgttgttcGGTTTTGTTTCGGTGTGGTCAAGTGATTTTGGTTGCTTAGTTGCTTTTGTAGAGGTTGTTTGGTTGCTGGAGATTCTAGTTGAAGTATGTTATAGGTGGAAGTGATGATGAATTGCTTGTTGTTTGTGTTTATATGTGGCATTGTAGTAAATATTTTAGAAAGGAGATTGACTTTGAGAGATGACTATGCTAGTTTTTGGTATTTAAATGGATGTGGtgtaaataatatatatacaagtaccaataataacaacaacaacaaccgtacCCACCCAGTATCTACCACAAATCGCATTACTGATAGGTTTAGGGGAAGGTGGGATGTATGcaagccttacctctatcccCAGGGATAGAGAGCCATATGAATATAAATACATATACTGCGAATTGAAAAGGCTTGGTGTTAATTAACAGACTATTTGACGCATGGTTGTTAATAGCCATCGCCTCTTGTGCCTAGGCCCATTTTCCAGGCGAGGCGAGGCAATTGCGCCTTAAGTCaaggcaattgcgctttaattctccagggTGATGGTTCCGGAACAAATTCCGAAGAGATTCTAGATTCCGGAGAGTTTCCGACCAAAATTTCTTAATTCCGGCAAAATTTTAGttagatttctacttttatctatCGAAAACTACTTTTTGTTGGTAATCGAACTTGCAAATCACAGGTTTGAatataaaagaattgagaatcaaAGAATAATAAACTTGATTGTATTGAATGAAAAGTGATGATTACAATTGACATACATGAACCCTATATATATTATACGAATAGATGCGATTGTAGAGACGTATCTCTTCACGAACGGTTGCGATTCTTGAACTTGTGGCTGAGATTGATCTTGAAGAGGTGTGTCTCTTGATCCTGCCTTGATACTATCGCACATGAAGGGCTGCGACTCCAGGGATGTGTCGCTCCCTTAATGTATAGGTTACAATCTTCCAAAGTGTCGCATCTAGTCCTCGTACTTTCTAACTAATCTAATTACAACATAAACTAACTAACTACTAATTACAGAACGACCCCTATACCTATATTTAGTTTAAAACATCAATACTCCCCCGTAAACTAAATATAGTTTAACAAAGGTCTTCAACTTGCTTGACTTGCAGTAGCATTGGTTCCTCTTCCAATGCGGGATTGGCTTCTTGCTGCGTGTCTTTCTCCTTTTCCTTCCACTTGGTGCAATCTCTTGCAAAATGACCAAGTTCTCCACAATCATAACATCTGAACTTGCTCTTGTCTTGGTTTCTTGGACCCATATCTTTTCCACGTCCTCTTcctcctttgaaagatccttgtCCTTGACTTCTACCATGGTTTTGAACACCACGGCCCTTTCCATGATGCAAACTTTCAAACTGATTATTTGTACTTGCCATCATGAGTCTTCCTTGATTATTATCTTCTTGCTTGTCTTGACTTTTGAGACGTTCTTCAAAAGCTATTATTCTTCCCATTGCTTCTTCAAATGGCATTTTGTCTATTTCCGAATATTGTTCGATATTTGCCACGATGGGTAGAAACTTCTTCGGAACGGAGATAAGTAATTTCCTTACAAGTTTCTTGTCTTTAATGGTGGTACCGAGAGTTTTAAATTTGGCTTTTATACCACTCAACTTGCTTGCGAAACTACTTACTGTTTCGTTCTCATCCATCTTTAAAACTTCTAGTTCGCTCCTCAAAGTTTGTAGACGTGCTTTCTGAACCATATCTGCTCTGAGATAACGAACTTTGATTGCATGCCATACTTCCTTTGCTTTTTCGTATTGCACAACTTGCATCAAAACATCTTCCGGTAGCGTTTGGAAGATAATTGCTTTCGTTGTGTGCGCCTTCTTTTCGTTTATCCCTTCTGTTGAAACAATTGTTTCCCAAAGACTATATGCCTTCAAGATTGTTTCCATCATAACTGCCCATTGGGTGTAATTCGCCTCTTTCAATTTTGGGCATTGAAGAGATACATTCCCTTGCTCGTGGAGTGACGTTGATGCACTTCCTTCTTTTTCTGTCATGCCTCCTTTCTTTCTCGCCTTGCTTTTCTTGCCTATCTTGCTTGTGATCGGATGATCCTTTTCTTGACCGTGTAGATCAAATTTCTTAACTTAGTACTTGCGTCTGGCCAACTTGCTAACCAGGTTCTTGCGTTTCTGACCGACTTGCTAATCAGATTTTATATACCCTGACCCACTTGCTAATCAGGTTCTGACCGACTTGCTGATCAGATTCTTGCTAACTTGCTATTGCGAGTGATAAAAAATATCCAACCAACTTGCTAATTGGACTTAATTTGATCGACCCGTTGTACTTGCTTTTTCTTGCTTTGACCAAGAATGGTCGTTTCTTGCTAGACTGAATCGTGATGATTCGacgtgctacttgcttttcgaactAAACGATCCGGAACTTGCAATTTGAACCAAGAATCGGTTTGACTTGCTAGAACCGATACGGGTTCGATTTCTTGCTATACGTATCGTTTATGATTCGAAAATTGActtgctttatttaaaaaaaacatgctAATGATCCCCTTTTCAACGTACAAAAACTTGATTTCTTTTGAACACCAGTCCCACCCACAATTATTTTCTAGCCTTTTAATTTCCTTTAAAAACATGTGCGTGTATCTAGTTTGAATTGATTTCAAACAAATAGTATTGTATTATTTATGCCCATGTTCTTTACTCTTCCCAAGGCAACAATAAAACGATTCTTTTCTTATGGTTTGACTAAATCAAAAGAAAACACACTTACGAAATCGAACACCGTCGCCCGGTTCTCTGATTCAATCGGCAAACCCAGATTATCGTTTCTTGCTCGTAATCTTGCACTGAGATTTTTCTTTCTTGCTTCCTGGATCGATTAACGtggtgctctgataccactgttggtaATCGAACTTGCAAATCACAGGTTTGAatataaaagaattgagaatcaaAGAATAATAAACTTGCTTGTATTGAATGAAAAGTGATGATTACAATTGACATACATGAACCCTATATATATTATACGAATAGATGCGATTGTAGAGAGGTATCTCTTCACGAACGGTTGCGATTCTTGAACGTGTGGCTGAGATTGATCTTGAAGAGGTGTGTCCCTAGATCCTGCCTTGATACTGTCGCATATGAAGGGTTGCGACTCCAGGGATGTGTCGCTCCCTTAATGTATAGGTTACAATCTTCCAAAGTGTCGCATCTAGTCCTCGTACTTTCTAACTAATCTAATTACAACATAAACTAACTAACTACTAATTACAGAACGACCCCTATACCTATATTTAGTTTAACACATCaatacttttctacactaatattttagaacttttggcattaaatgttatataatagctttagtttattttatttgaagaaaaGTGTTATTTTTctataacaaaaaatattttttactttttcagTTGTGCGCTTTTATTTTCTCAGGCCCTCGCTTTTCTTGagccttgcgcctaggccccaagcgaggcctatgcgccttgagcgcgcctagcgcctttaataactatgatttGACGGTACATTGCTAATTGCTTAAACAAGAAAACCATGGAAAAATGACACACGTAGCAACTAAGAACTTCTAGTTACGCAAGAGTGTCATTTCAATCTTAAGCAGAAGTGGATCTTGTTGTAGCCATGGGTATAGAGAGAAACATCCTTCAATTTCCACAGAGAAATTCGTCTGAGATCATCCTGAAAGTGGCAGCCAACCTTTTTGTTATAGATGATTGCCCTTTGATCCATATCGTTTGGTTATATTTATGCTTTTTGATAGTATACTTGATGTTAAGGGTATTCTTTTTGATATTCCTTTTTAGATTCTTTCTTGTGGAATACAAAAAAAGTTGTTGGGTTTCTAATCTCTCTCTGATATCTTATTTTTTTGTCAGTTTTCACTTGAATCATTGAAGATTGAAAAATTTGCTGGGTGATGTCAAATGCCACAAAAGGACGTGCTATAACAAAAGTAGAAATCTATACAATGAGGGACCCCAGTTAGATCATTAAGTTGAAGAGGGGTATCTGTTATTATTGTATTTTATACAAAATAGGATTTTCATAGGCGAGTgagaatttgtttttttttttttttttgtgtcgtatagattaccattttttttcatttttttgtgaATTATCATATGGTAgaaaaatagaaaagaaaaaaattgcTGCAGCTGTCATTTGAGTGATTCCTCAAGATCTGTGTAATCGGTTACTCAAGGAGGCTTAGTGGCCATAAAGCTGGCAAATTTTTTTAGCATTTTTTACAGAGTCTTGGCTGTTGCTAGAAACCACTGCTGCCTATGCGCGCAATGGGAGGGTAGATGGACAACATACAAACTCGGTGTATCTTCTTTTCTGCTTTTGATTCTTTTTCTAATTCGAGGGTGCTCTTCACTGAACCCTGAGGGTATGTTAACAATCTTTTGCAAAACTCGCTCATTTAAATGGTGGAATTCTGTATAGAATGTGTTGTGGTCTCTTAAGTGTTTTAGGTTGTTTGCACTTGGAATATAGGTATGGCGTTGTTGGATTTTCGGGCAGGAATATCTCATGATCCATATGGCGCCTTCAAAAGTTGGTTTCCTGATAACCGTGATCCATGTTCGTGGTCTTATATTCATTGTGTTGATGGCAATGTTCATGTGCTGTAAGTTCATCACTCTTTTGTCTCTTGCTCTTAGGGCCTGTTTTATTTCATATGATAAATGGATAATGGAGGGTTGTACGCCGTAAGCGGTGAATGAATAGCTGTCGTTTGCTTTGGTTTTTGGATGATAGATGATATCCATTTTTGCCATTTAAGTAATGGCAATAAGTCAAAGTGAAAACTCAGACATGGTTGAGCAAATAAGCTATTAATAACTTTCTACTTATGAACTCctaaacaaacaacccttatGAATACATGTATGTAGGACTAAATTTGTGCATACAATGGAAAATATGGCTATTTTCTATTTTGATTGAATAGGGGTGTTTTGATGTTTATTTGGGTGTTCTGTTTGAAGGGATCTCAATGGGCTATCCTTGGAAGGAGTATTGGTACCTGAGATAGGGAACCTCACACATTTGAGACGCCTGTGAGTGCTACACACACTTCAAATTTTTTCTGAGTTTGgtaatatagttttttttttctttgaaattGTATTCTGTGGTTTCTCTTTAAAATACAACTTGCTATAATGCTATAGCGCCTCTTGTACAGTAGATGTAGTTTGAAAAAAAGTTCAATTTTTGAGGGAATTATGTTAAGTGATATGTTGTTTAGAATGTCGTCCATCAATATTTATGGCTTATATTACTTTGTTAATTTTTGCATAATCTCTGCATGTGATGCTTTAAGAATTTGGGAAGCAAACATTTGATTTGATTAATGAATAGACGGTTTATTTGTACTTTTGAGTAGTGAATGGATGCACAGCTTAACAAAATGCTCTTGGTAAATTATGTAAAATACTTTTTGCAAAAATGAAATAATGAATCTTACGGACCCACTCAATGCAATTGGTATGTTTGTACCATGGGTAATTGGGTAAAACATGTAACTTCAACTTGTattgttttcaaaaaaaaaaaaaatgttgcaaCTACGATTTGGTAATTTGAAAATGGGTGTTTGCTATTTTGGTATTAATAAGATAGTCGCAGCTTTGAGACACTCGAAATCACTTTAGAACACCAAATACATGGCTCATGACTTTATGAAGAaccattttttgaattttttttaataatgttcGTTTTTTCTTGTTTTGCTAGTCTCCTCTtacaatttttgagtttttttaatgctgttttttttttcttgttttactAGTATCCTCTCACAGAATAAGTTCTCTGGAGTTATTCCAAAAGAGCTTGGTGAACTCTCAATGTTGGAAGTGCTAGACTTACGGGATAATAATTTGAGTGGACATATTCCTGTGGAGCTAGGAAGGATGTATTCGCTAAAACGGTTGTAAGTGAGATAAATCACTCCCTTTATGAGTTTTCATTCTTTTGACTTTTCAAATGCCAAACTTTCTTCCCATATGTTAAGTTTATAATCATTACATAGTCATATGCATGTTTAGCACTGATTCATCGTCTACGATGGTACTTATTCATTATTACTCATATGTTAAATGCAACGATATCAAATTGTAAATCAAAAGTAGTTCGTTCGATATTCAAAGTTAGATTATGAatgttaatatataatatatacagTAATAATTTGTCTTAAGCCTAATCAAATGGCTTCAGGATTCTGTTGGATACTCCCGCGGTTGTACCATGTCAGACTGATTACACTTTTTAGAGGAAATAAAATTTGATTTTGGAGGTCCCATCTGTAGCTTTTCAAATTTAAGGGGTGTTTCGATTTGTTTCTAAAGCGATGTCACAATAACCAGTGTTAAATGGATTATGGTTTACATGTTATTTGCTGTCAAAGTAATCAGATATGGTGTAAAAGTTAAAAAGTTGCTATAAGAGAACAGATTATCAAATTGTATAAGTTACCTGACTATCGCAAACTAAGTAAAATGGTTTTGGTTTACATATTTGAAATCTACCTGACTATCGCAACCTAAGTAGaagtctcactggaagcagcctctctattcctacgggcagtggcgaagcttgaccatgaaaaccggggggggggggtcgaaaacgtatatacccagaaatttctatagaaccggggggtcgaaaacgtatatacccagaaatttctatagaaccggggggtcgaaaacgtatatacccaaaaatttctatacgaaaactacatatataacactactgagcgaaaagtttggggggtcaggcgcccctcccggcccctcttAAGCTACGCCCTtgcctacggggtagaggtaaggctgtctacatcttaccctccttagaccctacctttgctttgctattggtgggatttactgagtatgatgatgatgatgatttgaaatCACGTATATAATTTTGAAAACACACATCCACACACCTTAGACCTAAGATATAAATTTTTGTTTATAGCAAAACTAGCACTAGCACTTGTTAGTTTCTGTTATGCAATTCAATGAAGTTACAATTGTTTATCAAAAGTGTACATGTTTCATATAGAATCTTTGTTAGTAAATAGTAACATTGTATATGTTTGCTCGAAAATGCAAACAAACATCTTCCTTGTCTAATATGGTTAAATGAGTACCTAATTTATTGTAGATGTGTACTCTAGGTTGCTCTGTAACAACAATCTTGAAGGACCCATTCCCATGGAACTCAGGACTCTCAGCTTTCTCTGTGAAATGGAATATGATGAGAACCCTCCATCTCTTGTTGCCAATGGGATTGGATGTTTAAATAGGAAGTTCGGACGATGGTAAGACGTGACACattgttattattaatttaaATCCGGGTTCCTATTTAGGGGGTATTTGGATGTGCCTTTTGGAAGTGATCATGTGGTATTTCGTCATCAAAATCAGATAACATTTGTAATCAAATGTtttatagagcaaagtgttgggATGTGCTAACATTGTCTGAAGTTGTCACAATCATTTCGGGTGGTGTTAAGTTTCTTTTAAGTCTGATATTGATCAAACTGTTTATTTCACTTCTAATTATAGTTATAACTTTATCGAATATGCTCTTTTAATACACATTAAAACACCCCCATTCAGTCaactgtaaaaaaaaataaaaaaaaaataaagcaaCGATCACTACATAAAGCTTTTAAGCATGTTTTCATACCtcaatattatatttatttttgtaaatgaTATGAGTGATTGGTGCAGAAATTTGTACAGTGAATGCTGGCTATACAACCCAACTTTAATTGATTTTCTTATTGTATCATATTATTGACAGCGTATGGCAGGGAGGTTCTAAACTTCAAAGGAAAGCTGACTCTATTCTAAAACAAGTGAAAGAAACAGTTTCTAGTTACCTCAGCCCATTCCAACCGTAAGGAGAATGTCAAATTAATTTTCCAGTTCATGCTTATTTCTTTCTGTTGAACATAATTTTCTTTATGTTCTTTCTTCACTAAAGTTTCAGGATTCACAAGAGCTGTTCAGGCAATTGCCAGATAAGTgaaaaaagtaatttaaacaacTATTGACTTTTCGTGAAGTGTCCAAAAAATTGTTCAGAAATGGGAAAATGTGAGTCTTTAAAAAAATACTGATGGATTTTTGTGATTCTTCATTGTATGTATGAATCAGTAGGTGAATTGGAAGCAGAAATGGTGGAAAATGATGTGCGTCGAAAGCTTGCACAAGAATCTTTAAACCTTGCAGCTGCACCATCGCCTAGTGACGGGACTGGGCCACCAAAGATCATAGCTCTCCCAACTACTAGAAGTAGTGGATCATATCCTGCTGTACCCAAGCACAAGAAGGAACATAATCCACTTGGCCTCGATCAAGAAACAATATCTTCTCAACCACCGGCAAATCAGGCTCAAGAAAGTAGCAATATATATAAGTGGAAGATTTGGTTTATAATATCTTTCTGCATACTTCTGCTGATAATGATTGCCATAGTTCTCTGGTGTGTGTGTCGTCGATGTATAAGAGTAAAGACCATGGGACCATGGAGAAGTGGTATCAGTGGACAATTGCAGAAAGCATTTGTTACTGGTAATTCTTCTTTCCTCTTTTTACTTCATCTAGTTTTTTACTTTATAACAGACACTAGTTACTATTAGCATAATAATCTAGAATTCTACAAGACAATTTATTTGTATTTGAAACTTACGTAATTATATTACTATAGCCGAACATATTAGATTAGGATTAAGTGGATAGGGACGGTTGGTAGTTACTA is from Helianthus annuus cultivar XRQ/B chromosome 9, HanXRQr2.0-SUNRISE, whole genome shotgun sequence and encodes:
- the LOC110878098 gene encoding protein MALE DISCOVERER 2 isoform X1; its protein translation is MALLDFRAGISHDPYGAFKSWFPDNRDPCSWSYIHCVDGNVHVLDLNGLSLEGVLVPEIGNLTHLRRLILSQNKFSGVIPKELGELSMLEVLDLRDNNLSGHIPVELGRMYSLKRLLLCNNNLEGPIPMELRTLSFLCEMEYDENPPSLVANGIGCLNRKFGRCVWQGGSKLQRKADSILKQVKETVSSYLSPFQPFRIHKSCSGNCQISEKIGELEAEMVENDVRRKLAQESLNLAAAPSPSDGTGPPKIIALPTTRSSGSYPAVPKHKKEHNPLGLDQETISSQPPANQAQESSNIYKWKIWFIISFCILLLIMIAIVLWCVCRRCIRVKTMGPWRSGISGQLQKAFVTGVPKLSRAELETACEEFSNIVVTTEGYTLYKGTLSSGVEVCVASTSIGSLKDWSKRAELGFHKKIDVLSRVNHKNFVNLLGYCEEDEPFVRMMVFEYSANGLLSEHLHVSELEHLDWITRMRIIMGISYCLEYLHELNPPVPHTYVTSTVIFLTDDYAPKVAEIAFWTNLISKPKVSAESESEPSALPPLVDTETNVYCFGILLLEIISGNLPHSYQQGHLEAWAAQYLKDKRNWSDVVDPTLKSFKQNELDIICEVIEECIDPDIRKRPTMKEVVTKLREVLRISPEQAMPRLSPLWWAELEILSGEA
- the LOC110878098 gene encoding protein MALE DISCOVERER 2 isoform X2; the encoded protein is MALLDFRAGISHDPYGAFKSWFPDNRDPCSWSYIHCVDGNVHVLDLNGLSLEGVLVPEIGNLTHLRRLILSQNKFSGVIPKELGELSMLEVLDLRDNNLSGHIPVELGRMYSLKRLLLCNNNLEGPIPMELRTLSFLCEMEYDENPPSLVANGIGCLNRKFGRCVWQGGSKLQRKADSILKQVKETVSSYLSPFQPIHKSCSGNCQISEKIGELEAEMVENDVRRKLAQESLNLAAAPSPSDGTGPPKIIALPTTRSSGSYPAVPKHKKEHNPLGLDQETISSQPPANQAQESSNIYKWKIWFIISFCILLLIMIAIVLWCVCRRCIRVKTMGPWRSGISGQLQKAFVTGVPKLSRAELETACEEFSNIVVTTEGYTLYKGTLSSGVEVCVASTSIGSLKDWSKRAELGFHKKIDVLSRVNHKNFVNLLGYCEEDEPFVRMMVFEYSANGLLSEHLHVSELEHLDWITRMRIIMGISYCLEYLHELNPPVPHTYVTSTVIFLTDDYAPKVAEIAFWTNLISKPKVSAESESEPSALPPLVDTETNVYCFGILLLEIISGNLPHSYQQGHLEAWAAQYLKDKRNWSDVVDPTLKSFKQNELDIICEVIEECIDPDIRKRPTMKEVVTKLREVLRISPEQAMPRLSPLWWAELEILSGEA